A portion of the Bifidobacterium sp. ESL0800 genome contains these proteins:
- a CDS encoding NUDIX hydrolase, translated as MTSELKPSHVVESAGGIPYRWIATGKAKSLDERAEKASKFAEARASHSTSKRKRQKHRLPLSEAEIHFRAIITQLEVCLVHRPKYDDWSWPKGKLEEHESSRHAAIREMEEETGVPVALGPSIGEVEYPLNAEGKKSKHTKTGSKTATIYTKHVVYWMAHPIAPETAKSRKQVVGTIKHAKTSEIDEVRWLTIPQARKLLSHPLDRDILDQFVDRIQEGALKAQKLIIVRHSKAVARKKWNGTDADRPIIPRGAAASFALNQELGCYAPQKLASSPWLRCMETLEPYAWHTGLEITQLPALTEDAFAADPNATWQCVREVIDDLFAETDGLSAAKCAVQAGTKAVVKISDTGDADLPSANTAGNPASDAANAGKIESSSKVIPRSDTNTANPQPLAQSSQPSGQHDETDNAAIDLTAKQKAAATPMNAPKQYSRTTAICMHRPVIGDIFEHLRPMCASKSLAKQLIAKSPYMPTGNAVALFIVKDAEGPRIIDIQRMAPVVY; from the coding sequence ATGACCTCCGAGCTCAAACCATCACATGTCGTTGAATCGGCGGGAGGGATACCTTACCGTTGGATTGCCACCGGTAAGGCCAAAAGCCTCGACGAACGAGCCGAAAAAGCAAGCAAATTCGCCGAGGCACGTGCCTCTCACAGCACCAGCAAACGCAAGCGGCAGAAGCACAGACTGCCTTTGAGCGAAGCGGAGATCCACTTCCGCGCCATCATCACGCAACTGGAAGTCTGCTTGGTACATCGTCCGAAATACGACGATTGGAGCTGGCCGAAAGGCAAGCTCGAGGAACACGAATCCAGCCGTCACGCGGCAATACGCGAGATGGAAGAGGAAACCGGAGTGCCGGTGGCCTTGGGCCCGAGCATCGGTGAAGTCGAGTATCCGCTCAACGCCGAAGGCAAAAAATCGAAACACACCAAAACAGGATCCAAAACCGCAACAATCTACACCAAGCATGTCGTCTATTGGATGGCCCATCCGATTGCGCCGGAAACCGCGAAAAGCCGAAAACAGGTCGTTGGCACCATCAAGCACGCAAAAACCAGCGAAATCGACGAGGTGAGATGGCTGACCATCCCTCAGGCCCGAAAGCTGCTTTCGCATCCGCTTGACCGCGATATCCTCGACCAATTCGTCGACCGCATCCAGGAGGGTGCGCTTAAGGCCCAGAAACTGATCATCGTGCGTCACAGCAAGGCCGTGGCCCGCAAAAAGTGGAACGGCACCGACGCCGACCGCCCCATCATTCCCCGCGGCGCTGCGGCAAGTTTTGCGCTCAACCAAGAATTGGGCTGCTACGCCCCGCAAAAACTCGCTTCGTCCCCTTGGCTGCGCTGCATGGAGACGCTGGAACCATACGCCTGGCATACGGGACTTGAGATCACACAACTTCCGGCGCTGACCGAAGACGCCTTTGCGGCCGACCCCAATGCGACCTGGCAATGCGTCCGCGAGGTCATCGATGATCTGTTTGCCGAAACCGATGGCCTAAGCGCTGCGAAATGTGCGGTGCAAGCCGGCACCAAGGCCGTGGTCAAGATCAGCGACACCGGTGATGCCGATCTTCCGTCAGCGAATACCGCCGGCAACCCCGCCAGTGACGCGGCAAACGCCGGCAAAATCGAAAGCTCTTCCAAAGTGATACCACGTTCGGACACGAATACCGCGAATCCACAACCGTTGGCACAAAGCTCGCAGCCATCCGGCCAACACGACGAGACCGACAATGCTGCGATTGACTTAACCGCGAAACAGAAGGCGGCAGCCACGCCGATGAACGCACCAAAGCAATACAGCCGAACTACCGCGATCTGTATGCACCGGCCCGTCATCGGCGACATTTTCGAGCATCTGCGCCCCATGTGCGCCTCGAAATCACTGGCCAAGCAGCTCATCGCCAAATCGCCTTATATGCCGACCGGTAATGCGGTAGCATTGTTCATCGTGAAAGACGCGGAAGGCCCGCGCATCATCGATATCCAAAGAATGGCTCCAGTTGTCTACTAA
- a CDS encoding MFS transporter: MTTIADTGTQQTTSKTALGNPTCPNARVQTRPQQTGEIGSSDESQQPGKPAPSPLRSGNFVLLIAGQGLSLFGNTMLRFAMSMWVLDETGSATVFATLLSISIVPTIALMPFGGVIADRVNRRTMMVALDAVSGCVVLAATLSFGFMQVHTIASIAVLLIALSVLDALESPTVSAAIPQMLGRTDTVLLRRAQAISSQVNAVMQIIPTFAGGALYALIGIRTMMAGTTVCFFVTASLECFIELNPVRRADRATAHPDQSASNRRKAHITEALATAAENGCLAPTIETRTGDSAASTAPAAPPLQRAHNNPPVRRHILSVFLADTRDAAAFVKANPTLLELCVVIAALNFFLNGVSSVGSPYIIRTALHFGADVYGYCDGIMSVVSLLDTLLTTALAAKLLMRHMPTTIAAAALCFVPIAVVFAFPVARSAKLVTFIAAFCLLTLAIDFTNIIISPTLMTLIPDELMGKIMALVNAVCLCASPLGQMTYGLLFDRVAITPIVVGTGVCLAIGALILTPMCRRFGREESAQ; the protein is encoded by the coding sequence ATGACAACCATTGCCGACACCGGAACCCAACAGACCACAAGCAAAACAGCACTCGGAAACCCGACCTGCCCAAACGCTCGCGTACAGACAAGGCCACAGCAGACAGGCGAGATCGGCAGCAGCGACGAATCCCAGCAGCCAGGCAAACCGGCGCCGTCGCCGCTGCGTTCCGGCAACTTCGTCCTGCTCATCGCCGGGCAAGGCCTCTCGCTTTTCGGCAACACCATGCTGCGCTTCGCGATGTCGATGTGGGTGCTCGACGAAACCGGCTCGGCCACCGTCTTCGCAACGCTCCTCTCCATCTCCATTGTGCCGACCATTGCCTTGATGCCGTTCGGCGGGGTCATCGCCGACCGCGTCAACCGCCGCACCATGATGGTCGCGCTCGACGCCGTCAGCGGCTGCGTGGTGCTCGCCGCGACGCTCAGCTTCGGCTTCATGCAAGTCCACACCATCGCCTCGATCGCGGTGCTGCTCATCGCCTTGTCCGTGCTCGATGCGCTCGAATCCCCCACCGTCAGCGCCGCTATCCCCCAAATGCTCGGCCGCACGGACACCGTACTCTTGCGCCGCGCTCAGGCGATCTCCAGCCAGGTCAACGCCGTCATGCAGATTATCCCGACCTTTGCCGGCGGTGCGCTGTACGCGCTGATCGGCATTCGCACCATGATGGCCGGCACCACCGTCTGCTTTTTCGTCACCGCCAGCCTGGAATGCTTTATCGAGCTGAATCCGGTACGCCGCGCCGATAGAGCCACAGCGCATCCAGACCAATCCGCATCAAACCGCAGAAAAGCACACATAACCGAGGCTCTCGCAACTGCCGCAGAAAACGGATGCCTCGCTCCGACAATCGAGACGAGAACAGGCGATTCAGCAGCGTCAACGGCACCAGCAGCGCCACCATTGCAACGAGCCCACAATAATCCACCTGTCCGGCGCCATATTCTTTCGGTCTTTCTTGCCGATACCCGTGACGCCGCCGCGTTTGTCAAGGCCAACCCGACCCTGCTGGAACTCTGCGTCGTCATCGCCGCCCTGAATTTCTTCCTCAACGGTGTCTCCTCCGTCGGCTCTCCGTACATCATTCGCACCGCGCTACATTTCGGAGCCGACGTCTACGGCTATTGCGACGGGATCATGAGCGTGGTCTCCCTGCTCGACACCCTACTGACCACGGCACTGGCCGCCAAGCTCCTCATGCGACATATGCCCACAACCATCGCCGCGGCCGCCCTCTGTTTCGTGCCGATCGCCGTGGTCTTCGCATTCCCGGTAGCACGGTCCGCGAAACTGGTCACATTCATCGCCGCCTTCTGCCTGCTCACCCTGGCCATCGATTTCACCAACATCATCATCAGCCCGACCCTGATGACGCTGATTCCCGACGAACTGATGGGCAAGATCATGGCGCTTGTCAACGCGGTCTGTCTGTGCGCTTCCCCGTTGGGACAGATGACCTACGGCCTACTGTTCGACCGCGTGGCCATCACGCCGATTGTGGTCGGCACCGGAGTCTGCCTAGCCATCGGCGCATTGATTCTTACGCCGATGTGCAGAAGGTTCGGACGTGAAGAATCCGCGCAATAA
- a CDS encoding phosphatase PAP2 family protein translates to MTDDSKEQNVPADGSQENSSRNQARIEIPAPPQAQAGMPVSTQGAAPTPTPTPIQSEPVSFVAFGSENATSDDDKASTNSVFVAGAGSSNSDVEFSSAISDADVSAQEDEIEKGLARIDPLTVHPRVSSCVLAVALALLCFAAAAAIYWFGVHTLEGQSFDELVWRSFNTSAPSWIIAVSNVLNRGVVIVAISLSIAVIAFIVAAVRRRWWLLGQMAVFGVVAFGAAWLKRLLPRPMIIRVLSTHENSAPSGHTLLAVGSVLVLLVAVPRVWRALVALLGGAYSILVAASLIVGRWHRPSDVLMSLLIGGGLMMLALALTRKSGMDSPGSRMSSASVQIVGSIMITFGLVSCAYAGYMLWQIYPGLGMMAMWAKNGACALSMAAILGVGCLMFGLTLAVRQLTASPLTRLGLVGAPPAPPQK, encoded by the coding sequence ATGACTGACGACTCCAAAGAGCAGAATGTACCGGCGGATGGCTCGCAAGAAAATTCGTCACGCAATCAGGCCAGGATCGAGATTCCAGCGCCTCCTCAAGCGCAGGCGGGAATGCCGGTTTCCACTCAAGGCGCAGCTCCGACTCCGACTCCAACTCCAATTCAGTCCGAGCCTGTGAGTTTCGTCGCGTTTGGCAGTGAAAATGCCACGTCTGATGATGACAAGGCCTCGACGAACAGCGTTTTCGTTGCCGGCGCGGGTTCGAGCAACTCCGATGTCGAGTTTTCTTCCGCGATCTCGGACGCAGATGTTTCCGCGCAGGAGGACGAGATTGAAAAGGGGCTTGCCCGGATCGACCCGCTGACCGTCCATCCGCGTGTGTCCAGTTGCGTGCTTGCCGTGGCGCTTGCTCTGCTCTGCTTTGCGGCGGCGGCCGCGATTTACTGGTTCGGCGTGCACACTTTGGAAGGCCAGAGCTTCGACGAACTCGTATGGCGCAGCTTCAACACCAGCGCTCCAAGCTGGATTATCGCCGTTTCGAATGTGCTCAACCGAGGCGTGGTGATTGTGGCGATCAGCTTGTCGATTGCGGTGATCGCCTTCATCGTCGCAGCGGTTCGCAGGCGTTGGTGGCTTTTGGGGCAGATGGCCGTATTCGGCGTCGTCGCCTTTGGCGCCGCGTGGCTCAAGCGTCTGCTGCCCCGGCCGATGATCATTCGCGTCCTTTCTACGCATGAAAACAGCGCTCCGTCGGGGCATACGTTGCTTGCCGTGGGGTCGGTGCTGGTCTTGCTCGTCGCGGTTCCGCGCGTCTGGCGCGCACTGGTTGCGTTGCTCGGCGGAGCGTATAGCATCCTCGTTGCGGCATCGCTGATCGTCGGGCGTTGGCATCGGCCCTCAGACGTATTGATGTCGCTGTTGATCGGCGGCGGACTGATGATGCTGGCGCTCGCCCTCACGCGCAAATCCGGGATGGACAGCCCGGGAAGCCGTATGTCGTCGGCCAGCGTACAGATTGTCGGCAGCATTATGATCACTTTCGGTCTCGTCTCCTGCGCCTATGCCGGCTATATGCTTTGGCAGATCTATCCCGGGCTCGGCATGATGGCGATGTGGGCCAAGAACGGCGCGTGCGCACTGAGCATGGCCGCCATCCTCGGCGTGGGTTGCCTGATGTTCGGCCTCACGCTCGCCGTCCGCCAGCTCACCGCCTCTCCGTTGACGCGTCTCGGGCTGGTCGGTGCGCCTCCGGCTCCGCCACAGAAATAA
- a CDS encoding RNA degradosome polyphosphate kinase: protein MAQIFDAPSKALLRSQIAEHIAETEKSDKRKALPEEQPLPPDRYFDRELSWLKFNKRVLEMAEDPEVPLLERANFAGIFASNLDEYFMVRVAGLKRRIDTGIAVTSASGLSPRQQLRSISETAHELQAEHANEAVKHILPELAREHIVLLSWDRLTSAEQERLSRYYRQQVFPVLTPLAFDPAHPFPYISGGSLNLAILVENPNSGKTHFARVKVPDNLNRLVPVDDLTDEESREERYGFITMENLIIAHLESLFPGMIIKEARSFRVTRNEDIDVEEDDAENLLNAMEKELLRRRFGPPIRLEISDATSPFLSQLLARRLRVNEEEIFRLPAPLDMKLMFELQDIDRPDLKNKPFIPTTNRQIATVESSRAQDIFAAIRERDILLHHPYDSFSTSVQAFLAQAAADPRVLAIKQTLYRTSSNSPIIDALVDAAQAGKQVLALVEIKARFDEDANIAWARKLERAGVHVVYGIVGLKTHCKLSLVVRQEADGLRRYCHVGTGNYNPKTARQYTDLGLLTCDPVVGQDLTRLFNQLSGYAPRSSFHRLLVAPRTCRSGLIQRIRREEDAARAGHEAWIKIKVNSIVDEKTIDALYRASQAGVKIDIVVRGICALKPGAPGLSENIRVHSILGRFLEHSRIYAFANSAGPQIGEGPAAGPEVWIGSADLMHRNLDRRVEALVRITDPEEVASLIDYVDLQMADTTSSWHMQPDGTYIRHSHDLDGKPLVDCQELLIKTHQRGRK, encoded by the coding sequence ATGGCACAGATTTTTGACGCACCCTCGAAGGCATTGCTCCGCAGCCAGATAGCCGAGCACATCGCCGAAACCGAGAAGTCCGACAAGCGCAAAGCGCTGCCGGAGGAACAGCCCCTGCCCCCGGACCGCTATTTCGACCGTGAGCTGAGCTGGCTCAAATTCAACAAACGCGTCCTTGAGATGGCGGAGGACCCTGAAGTCCCACTCTTGGAACGCGCCAACTTTGCCGGTATTTTCGCCTCGAACCTCGACGAATATTTCATGGTGCGCGTGGCCGGGCTCAAACGCCGCATCGATACCGGCATAGCCGTGACGAGCGCCTCGGGCCTGAGCCCACGCCAGCAGCTACGCTCCATCAGCGAGACCGCGCACGAACTGCAGGCCGAGCACGCCAACGAGGCCGTCAAGCACATCCTGCCTGAACTGGCCCGCGAGCACATCGTGTTGTTGAGCTGGGACAGGCTCACCAGCGCCGAACAGGAACGGCTTTCGCGCTATTACCGCCAGCAGGTCTTCCCGGTCCTGACGCCGCTCGCGTTCGACCCCGCCCATCCATTCCCCTATATTTCCGGCGGTTCCCTGAACCTGGCCATTCTGGTGGAGAATCCGAACAGCGGCAAGACGCATTTCGCGCGCGTCAAGGTGCCCGACAACCTGAACCGTCTCGTGCCCGTCGACGACCTGACCGACGAGGAGAGCCGCGAGGAGCGCTACGGCTTCATCACCATGGAGAACCTCATCATCGCCCACCTCGAATCGCTCTTTCCCGGCATGATCATCAAGGAGGCGCGTTCCTTCCGCGTCACCCGCAACGAGGATATCGACGTGGAAGAGGACGACGCCGAAAACCTCTTGAACGCCATGGAGAAGGAACTGCTGCGCCGTCGTTTCGGGCCGCCGATCCGCCTCGAAATCAGCGACGCCACCAGCCCGTTCCTCTCCCAGCTTCTGGCACGCCGTCTGCGCGTCAACGAAGAGGAGATCTTCCGCCTGCCTGCACCGCTGGATATGAAGCTCATGTTCGAGCTGCAGGACATCGACCGCCCGGATCTTAAGAACAAGCCGTTCATCCCCACCACCAACCGCCAGATCGCCACGGTCGAATCCAGCCGCGCACAGGACATCTTCGCCGCCATCCGCGAGCGCGACATCCTGCTGCACCACCCCTACGATTCGTTCTCCACTTCGGTGCAGGCCTTCCTGGCCCAGGCCGCGGCCGACCCGAGGGTCCTGGCCATCAAGCAGACGCTCTACCGGACTTCCAGCAATTCGCCGATCATCGACGCGCTGGTCGATGCCGCACAGGCCGGCAAACAGGTCTTGGCACTGGTCGAGATCAAAGCACGTTTCGATGAGGATGCCAACATCGCGTGGGCCCGCAAGCTCGAACGCGCCGGCGTCCACGTCGTCTATGGCATCGTTGGGCTGAAGACCCACTGCAAGCTTTCGCTGGTCGTGCGTCAAGAGGCGGACGGTCTGCGTCGCTACTGCCACGTCGGCACGGGCAACTACAACCCGAAAACCGCCCGCCAGTATACCGATCTCGGCCTGCTGACCTGCGATCCGGTGGTCGGGCAAGACTTGACCCGCCTGTTCAACCAGCTTTCCGGTTACGCGCCGCGCTCCAGCTTCCATCGTCTGCTGGTCGCCCCGCGCACGTGCCGCAGCGGCCTCATCCAGCGTATCCGCCGCGAGGAGGACGCGGCACGAGCCGGTCATGAAGCATGGATCAAGATCAAGGTCAACTCCATCGTCGACGAAAAGACCATTGACGCGCTCTATCGCGCCAGTCAAGCCGGGGTCAAAATCGACATCGTGGTACGTGGCATCTGCGCGCTCAAACCTGGTGCCCCGGGCCTGAGCGAGAACATCCGGGTGCATTCCATCCTCGGGCGTTTCCTCGAACACAGCCGTATCTACGCCTTCGCCAATTCCGCCGGCCCGCAGATCGGCGAGGGGCCGGCAGCCGGGCCGGAAGTCTGGATCGGTTCGGCCGACCTGATGCACCGCAATCTCGACCGCCGCGTGGAGGCACTGGTACGCATCACCGACCCCGAGGAAGTCGCTTCGCTGATCGATTACGTCGATCTGCAGATGGCCGATACCACCTCGTCCTGGCACATGCAGCCGGACGGCACCTATATCCGCCATTCGCACGATTTGGACGGTAAGCCTCTGGTCGATTGCCAGGAGCTGCTGATCAAGACCCATCAACGTGGTCGCAAGTAA
- a CDS encoding helix-turn-helix transcriptional regulator — protein MRPSNYSRIERGNSIPTVRTLAQIAKGLGRKLKIEFV, from the coding sequence ATGAGACCTTCGAACTACTCGCGTATCGAAAGGGGCAACTCCATTCCGACGGTCAGGACGCTTGCCCAAATCGCCAAGGGGCTGGGCCGCAAGCTCAAGATCGAGTTCGTGTGA
- a CDS encoding type II toxin-antitoxin system RelE/ParE family toxin, giving the protein MIDELAKHIKNDNIKIDNSIGYAMGNFQVEFYALPNGKEPMQKLLNSVDEKMARKLLDDIDMLRVYGNSLREPYSKRVSGGIFELRVRQSTNDVRALYFFMKGRRIIITNGFVKKQNKLPLVELSRAKRYRKDWSERKA; this is encoded by the coding sequence ATGATTGATGAACTTGCGAAACATATCAAAAATGATAATATCAAAATTGATAATTCAATAGGTTACGCTATGGGGAATTTTCAAGTTGAGTTCTATGCGTTGCCCAATGGTAAAGAGCCGATGCAAAAGCTGCTGAATTCAGTTGACGAAAAAATGGCGCGAAAATTATTGGATGACATCGATATGTTGAGGGTGTATGGCAACAGTTTGCGTGAACCGTACTCGAAACGTGTCTCTGGTGGCATTTTCGAGTTACGTGTTCGACAGTCGACGAATGATGTTCGTGCGCTGTATTTTTTCATGAAAGGGCGTCGAATCATCATTACCAATGGGTTTGTGAAAAAGCAGAATAAGCTGCCACTTGTTGAGTTATCTAGGGCGAAACGATATCGCAAAGATTGGTCGGAAAGGAAGGCGTAA